From Etheostoma cragini isolate CJK2018 chromosome 14, CSU_Ecrag_1.0, whole genome shotgun sequence, the proteins below share one genomic window:
- the hax1 gene encoding HCLS1-associated protein X-1 isoform X2, whose amino-acid sequence MSVFDLFRGFFGVPGGHHRGRRDPFFDAMTHDDDEDDDDEEEDGFYYDGFRGDQQDPFDSAWRFGFSVGPDGMRIQEPPVFGHVLREMEDLFSQLGHWDRQTYSGNFGSPSIMPLPPQEREERSGGESSGNPFRDFMLKSPDNNSQGPQAGPSREPRNNGPPTYESPDFPSLPFHGWTPFSKFNNIWKRGPSKAPEDECKGDRVSSRGLDQFLAPPAGQAPNQPRTRSFFQSVIVTKVVKPDGTVEERRTVRDSQGKEETMVTRSGGPGRLEGPDRQTGPVISGGQNPFSDLRDDDSLFSKFFGGFK is encoded by the exons ATGAGTGTTTTTGACTTATTTCGCGGGTTTTTTGGAGTACCTGGAGGCCATCATCGTGGAAGAAG GGACCCTTTCTTCGATGCTATGACTCATGATGacgatgaggatgatgatgatgaagaagaagatggattTTACTATGATGGGTTCAGGGGCGACCAGCAGGACCCCTTTGACAGTGCCTGGAGGTTTGGGTTCAGCGTTGGCCCAGACGGGATGAGGATCCAGGAGCCTCCAGTGTTTGGCCATGTCCTTAGGGAGATGGAGGATCTATTCTCCCAGCTGGGCCACTGGGATAGACAGACATATTCTGGAAACTTTG GTTCTCCCAGTATCATGCCGCTGCCACCTCAGGAACGAGAAGAGAGGAGTGGAGGGGAATCTAGTGGGAACCCCTTTAGAGACTTTATGCTCAAATCCCCGGACAACAACTCACAAGGACCCCAAGCAGGGCCTTCTCGGGAGCCCAGAAATAATGGCCCCCCTACTTATGAGTCACCAGACTTTCCCAGTTTACCATTCCATGGTTGGACCCCTTTCTCAAAG TTTAACAATATTTGGAAAAGAGGGCCATCGAAAGCTCCAGAGGACGAGTGCAAAGGAGACAGAG TGTCCTCTAGGGGCCTGGATCAGTTTCTGGCACCACCTGCTGGTCAGGCTCCGAACCAACCAAGGACCCGCTCATTCTTCCAATCGGTCATTGTCACCAAGGTGGTGAAACCTGACGGG ACTGTAGAAGAGAGACGAACAGTTCGAGACAGCCAAGGTAAAGAAGAGACCATGGTAACCCGCTCAGGAGGTCCTGGTAGGCTGGAGGGACCAGACCGTCAAACTGGACCTGTCATATCAG GTGGTCAAAATCCATTTTCGGACTTGCGGGATGATGACTCCTTATTCTCAAAGTTCTTTGGGGGGTTTAAATAA
- the hax1 gene encoding HCLS1-associated protein X-1 isoform X1 → MSVFDLFRGFFGVPGGHHRGRRDPFFDAMTHDDDEDDDDEEEDGFYYDGFRGDQQDPFDSAWRFGFSVGPDGMRIQEPPVFGHVLREMEDLFSQLGHWDRQTYSGNFGSPSIMPLPPQEREERSGGESSGNPFRDFMLKSPDNNSQGPQAGPSREPRNNGPPTYESPDFPSLPFHGWTPFSKFNNIWKRGPSKAPEDECKGDRDLDSEVSSRGLDQFLAPPAGQAPNQPRTRSFFQSVIVTKVVKPDGTVEERRTVRDSQGKEETMVTRSGGPGRLEGPDRQTGPVISGGQNPFSDLRDDDSLFSKFFGGFK, encoded by the exons ATGAGTGTTTTTGACTTATTTCGCGGGTTTTTTGGAGTACCTGGAGGCCATCATCGTGGAAGAAG GGACCCTTTCTTCGATGCTATGACTCATGATGacgatgaggatgatgatgatgaagaagaagatggattTTACTATGATGGGTTCAGGGGCGACCAGCAGGACCCCTTTGACAGTGCCTGGAGGTTTGGGTTCAGCGTTGGCCCAGACGGGATGAGGATCCAGGAGCCTCCAGTGTTTGGCCATGTCCTTAGGGAGATGGAGGATCTATTCTCCCAGCTGGGCCACTGGGATAGACAGACATATTCTGGAAACTTTG GTTCTCCCAGTATCATGCCGCTGCCACCTCAGGAACGAGAAGAGAGGAGTGGAGGGGAATCTAGTGGGAACCCCTTTAGAGACTTTATGCTCAAATCCCCGGACAACAACTCACAAGGACCCCAAGCAGGGCCTTCTCGGGAGCCCAGAAATAATGGCCCCCCTACTTATGAGTCACCAGACTTTCCCAGTTTACCATTCCATGGTTGGACCCCTTTCTCAAAG TTTAACAATATTTGGAAAAGAGGGCCATCGAAAGCTCCAGAGGACGAGTGCAAAGGAGACAGAG ATCTGGACTCTGAAGTGTCCTCTAGGGGCCTGGATCAGTTTCTGGCACCACCTGCTGGTCAGGCTCCGAACCAACCAAGGACCCGCTCATTCTTCCAATCGGTCATTGTCACCAAGGTGGTGAAACCTGACGGG ACTGTAGAAGAGAGACGAACAGTTCGAGACAGCCAAGGTAAAGAAGAGACCATGGTAACCCGCTCAGGAGGTCCTGGTAGGCTGGAGGGACCAGACCGTCAAACTGGACCTGTCATATCAG GTGGTCAAAATCCATTTTCGGACTTGCGGGATGATGACTCCTTATTCTCAAAGTTCTTTGGGGGGTTTAAATAA